ACATTGTCCTTGATTTTCGTCGTATTTgcatttgtataaaatatttttaggTTTTCAGATCCCTTTTTCTCGGCTAGAATAAGGCTTCATTTCAGAGGGGAATCCAACATTTAAGTTTGGGGAACAAACGCTAATGTTATATTCTGAGCTAACATTACGTAACAAGGTACATTATGATTATAATAGCAAATCGCTGAAATTAATTATCggtataataaaaaacaaatgagtAACACCCCTACCGCATCTGATGAACAGGCAAGGGGTTCAGCCCCCTTCGGAGCTCCGCTGAAAGATCCCACAGGTCGAGTTGTCCAATCAGGGTCACAGGTCAAGACGAATTCGCACTGACGTCTTGCTTGCAAGAAGAAACCTTTAAAGAATACTCCACTACTGTCATTCACTCGCAAAGTCACTGTCAGATAAtgcaacaagaaaacaaataatgctgAAACCTGTTCTTTTGTCGCACTTTTGTTGTGGGTTTATTCAAGAGTGACATTTACTCAATAGTAAAAATTACGTCGTAACATAATGTAACACCGTACCGTTTCGTAGCGTTACGTTGTGTAATACGTTATGTAACGTTGGTTTGCGTTACGTTTGGTTACGTACGTTCCCTTACAATTGATTCGATACGTTACACCATTTTTGTGTCTATtcgccaggtagattttgttttttggagaactgtcttgctttgtattctactacaccgcggagtagattttcggaaatCAGGAGACCTCTCAGTATGAaatgaactgtcctgctttttaacttctacctgggcagaaggttaTAGACAATCGGCCGGGACAACTACTATTTTAGCTTATAGTGGATCGTTACTAATTCACCACcacctggagtgagttcttaatataaaggcagtggacacttttggtaattactcacaatagttattagcataaaaccttacttggtaacaagtaatagggatatgttgatggaataaaacattgcgagaaacggctccctctgaagtgacgtagttttcgagaaagaaataactttccacgaatttgatttcgatacctcagatttagaatttgagttctcgaaatcaagcatctgaaagcacacaactttgtgtgacaagggtgtttttttcttccattattatctcgcaacttcgacgaccaattgatctaaaatgttcacatgtttgttattttgtgcaccaagagatacaccaagagagaaaaaataatggtctttgacaattaccaatagtgtccactgcctttagtttcgactagcttgctccaGTCGTCGTCGGAAGACTGCCTTTTCCTACCTTGTATGGACTCGCCTGTTTTATACGTCGGACTGCTAACTTCAATGTTGTACGGTGGTGGACCGGTGGCCGTTGTCGGCTGATGATGGTGTGATTTTGGTTCCATGCTAGTGCATATGTTTGGATGTCTCTCAACAGGCACATGATCTGGTAGTGCCAATGTTCCACTTGGCGACAACATCACTATCACAAGTACAAGAAGGACTGACATGTTCCAACCCTGTGGAGGGAAACATAATAAATTCTGTAGCGATAgtaattttcttcttctttcgttTGATCTCTGGGAACAAGGTGAACAATGAATATAGTGACCTTATTCAATCCACTTGATGGTATCCTCGTCGAGGTCTCTGAGCCTGATCGTCTGAAGTCAGAACACTCATGAATGATGTGGTTGATGGTTTGTGGTCTGCCACACCGACACAAATGAAGCTGGTGGCTCCGATGCTGTGTGAAGGAATTACGCGTTATATTACGGTCCCAGCGAGTTCTAAGGCagaataaggccgtgtccgaaacggcgacagctacggctagatcgcgcgcgtctgactatccttcaacactgacagacgcgctgatctagccgtagctgtagccgaagtcgccaattcggacacggcctaagccACAAAGTAAAACGTTTCGTCGCTGCACTAAAGGGAAACGGAAAGATGCACGTTGTTTCTGCCCACAGTTGGCCACCGCCGGCCATGGTTTGTTAATTCCGAACATATCCATCTGGACAAAATACTAGTATGTATTTCTCCCAAGTTCTTACCCGGTTGAGACACCGGACACAAACTCCACGGTCCCGATCAGAGCGTGGGTTCGAGAGTCGTGACACCCATGATGCGCTTCGTCCTTCGGAAGGACCGATCCGCAGGACTGAACCTGGAAATGTTTCTGTCCTTTAATGGCAACTGGTGAGTTAAGGCCATGCATGATGTAAAATCTTTTCTGCATAATTTTATCCCATCATAAAGCTTTTGTTATTGGCGTTAATCAGTTTCAGAGAACTTCATTCTATATATGAGCAAGGACACGCTAATCCAAAACACACACGATGGCACCGTATACGCTTAATAAACAGAGTAAAAAAAGATTGAACTTTAAACATTGTGTTTGGCGTGTTTCAATAGCAGAACAGACTCTTGTTGCGGTATAGACACAAATTTGTGCTCGGTTAGTCGATGATTTCAGCTTCATGGTCCCAAACAAAAAACTAGAGTGAACAAGGTTTTGAACTTTAAACATCGTACTTTTTGCGTGTTACAGTCAACATAAAATCAGCGATCACAGACAACTTGAGGTTGCATGATACGTGTAATCAGTTGGTGCCTGATTTCAGCTTCATTGGATTCCCCTATACGCGGTCTGGGTCATGACCTATCTCCCCTTTATCAGAAATATTCATTGTTCCATAAGATAAATATTGTGAATAATACACCAGTGTGTTAATATGCATACAAAGGTAAAACAGATAAAGCCACAAGCAAGGCCTTCTGAGAAAGacaaaaatggcgcggcgagatcgtacactactgggaacgaggttgactAGATGCCTCTTTTGAGCGTGAGCGTAGGAGTGGATCGGCCTCAGGCCCACTTTTAAAGAAACatgttgcctcggatcggtcgatttggtctatgaaaagcgtttgtaaccgtttgttataaaatgcatatgattatagaaagatattttaaaagtagaatatcatgatccacacaattatcactcgaaattgcgtgaagtttccttttacctcgtcgattaacacggtcggccatttaggtGAGTCAAatttgttgactcccataaatggccgaccgtgttagtttgcgaaGTAAACGGAAAACCtcccaatttcgaggcaaatttgtgtggattattgtattctactttttaaacttctttctaaccatatgcattttataacaaacggttacaaacgcttttcaaagaccaactcgaccgatccaaggcaacgtgtttctttaaagtgTGCGATATTCTAGCATAAGTATTTTATTGACTTTTTTTCTTTgtcgttgttttgttttgcaaacaataactgttttgttCATTGGCCGGtgattaaaggcattggacactatttgtagttactcaaaacaattgttagcattagaaacttacttggtaacgaacacaATGGATAGCAATTGATAGTGaagaaaatggctccctctgaacatgaagtaacgtagtttttgagaaagaagtaatttgtcactagaatatttgaattaaataaGAGACcgcagctgaggtctcgaattcagggcatctgaaaacacacaacttgtggGTGTTCTTccaattattctctcgcaactttgactatcaattgagtccaaatgttcacagttttgttttgtttatgcacataatgagctacaccaagtgagaagactggttttgacaaaaaaacaccaaaggTGTGTCCAGTGCAATGGCCAACAACGGTTGTTGGTTACGACTGTCATAACCCATGGAGTACGTTTTTGTTATTGGTCATCGGATGGGCGTTTTCGCGTGTTCCGTGGAACCAAGGTcagtgacgatgctgttcagaccaaatGGACCAAATGGATCGGTTTGGGCTTGGTTGGGGTAGCCAAAATGCACCACCGGAGTTATGAGCGAGTGGGGCACGCTTGGGGAAAATGGCGTATCAATCACACCTGGGAACGAGGCTGGGTTTCCCGCAAACTGCGAGCAAAAGCTAATTAAGAAGTACTAAATAGTAAACCTGCGGGGACAAACCATGTATAAGATCTCTTTATAGAGGGAGTGTTGGCTTCGAAAATAGCTGGTgtggtctcgatgtttcgaaCAGGATACTCTGCTCGTAATTCAGGAGAAGAATTGCTACAATAGCTGAGTTTCCGTGTTAGAGTTGCCTTCTTTTTTGTTGCTTCAATGGTCACACACAAGAAGCCTACAGCGGCACAttagcgggggggggggggggggggggatattttGACACTGAAGGCTTAATTCAATCCATTTGGTCCGCTTTTGCGCTTATTTTTTGAACATTAACGCTGGGTAAATTCCATTGGCTTACAAGTTAACCCCGAGTTAACATTTTGTTCAAGGCCTCCCACACGCAGCGCAAAAGCCCGGCATGCATCACGTGCACGAACTGTACAAGTACGTGTCACATAGTCAGAAAATGTATATGTTCCATGTACCACCCCTTTTTGCCATTGCATTTTTCATATCTTTCGCTCCCACAAAATACACcttttttactcatttaaaattataatatttctGTTTTCTGGAAATAATATTGTGCCTCTTTGAAATATTTCGAGAGGAAGGTAATAATTTTCATATTGTTACTTGTTCTTGACAGTGTTTCTTTACTATACCAATGTAGTGATTTAAGGGACTATGTTAGACAGACAACACATACTGTAATGTGCTTCCAGCCAGAAACAAGAACAAACTCATGTGAATAAACTACAACATTAAACAGCTATATGCATACTTttaccttttaaaggcactggacactattggcaaatactcaaaatacttggtaacgagcaacagagagctgttgatagtgtaacccttttttttttacggtgagaaacggctccatctgaagtgacgtagtttttaacaaagaggtaatttctcaccaaaataataaaatacttcaggagaagccttttattgggcatctgaaagcacacaaatagtgtttttttctttcattttcttgcaaattcgataaACAATATTGAtcaaaaaataatgttcacagatttgtaattgtatgcatgttgagatacaccaagtgaaatactggtctttgacatttacaaaaggtgtccagtgcctttaacgaaaaaaaaaaacgattgacCGACCCTTCAAAAAGGAACTCGACCAACAGTAGTGTAAGATTTAAAAGGAAAGTTAAACTCTGCAAAAGCACATTCGAACACCCTCCTTTTTTTGCCGATTATGGTGGGGTCACAGTAATGGCCCGAAAGAAATTGTGTTCTTTTTCAGTATCTGAAAACCTACTTTTTATAAAGATGGAAATAGtataggaagaaaaaaaatagcaaacaaatattaatagcctgacgtttcgaccttatAAGCAGCGTCTTTCTAGCAAGGCTAAAAGGTGTATCTATAATTATAAACAACCGCTTGGCCAGCACATAAATGTTGCACCACAAACCACTAAAGAGAACGTTCTTTGCAAAACTACAGCAATTCAGTGATGATCTCGCAGTGATATCTGAACACATACTTTTTATAAAGATGGAAAAAGTATATTAACCAAAAAGTTGTATCTTAACGACCACTTGGCCAGCACTTGTGTTGCACCACAAACCATTACTAATGAGAACGTTCTTATATGCAATTGACATACATCGATGGagtgataattttgttttcattaaatcGTGTAGAAACGAAGACAGAAAATGCCTTTGTTTTAACCctatcaattcaattcacactAAAAATTGTTGCCATAATGTCAAAACTTAACACAGCATGACAGAATGAATAACATGTACAGTGTAATAATGAACAGAGGTTTTTAGAATCAGAGAAAATGAACAGTCTATTATAGCTGTGTTCCTCCTCGTTTGATTTGAATACcgaaaattacagaaaaatgTAACCTACCTATGGTGACTGTCCAGGCTCAGGAGACGTGGCCTATGTGTCGTTAGCCTATAGAGAGACGAACTCATTATAAGCCATGTATCTGTCGTAACATTAATGTGACTGTGATGTCATCCCAGGCGGGTTTGAACTCCCCAAAGAAGTCGGGGTGCCTGACACGGCTGTTGGTTCCGGGacctttttttaatcatttccGACAATGTTTGAACATACTTATACGGTTGGAGCGCATAGCATGAAGTTCCAACCACTCCCCAGCAGTGTGCTTTTGGTAGTACGTGAACATTTTGAAGTGATGAAAAGTGAACTTTTAACAAAATGGCAGCATCTGGGGTGTCTGACCGAACTTTTGGAATGCgtaattattttgatgtttatgTTGATGTTTATGATTTATTGTTAAAGATCAAAAGAGTCAATGGGCGCTGATGTGAACAATAACTACTGTTCGTTTTGAACGTGGTGCCAgccatacattttgttttcataaactTAACTTTACCCTGAACCCAACACACCGACCCCCACCCCCAATGAGgacccacccacattcaagtTTTGTATAAAATTATTGTAGATAGATTAGAAGCCCAttatttttcgtttttttaGTTCGTAAAAATCTTTACTAAGGACAAAGCACTCTCCACGCCACCTGTTGTACTCAGTGTTGCGGTTTAAAggtactggggtcgatttcacaaagagttaagtcctaacttaggactagtcctaagagataccAAACAcgtatagctagtcctaagtaaggacgagtaactcgtcctaactcgagataagactagtcttaaaggcagtggacactattggtaattgtcaaagactagccttcacagttggtgtacctcaacatatgcataaaataacaaacctgtgaaaatttgagttcaatcggtcatcgaacttgcgagataataatgaaagaaaaaaacacccttgtcacacgaagttgtgtgcgtttagatggttgatctcgagacctcaagttctaaatctgaggtatcgaaatcaaattcgtggaaaattatacttctttctcgaaaactatggcacttcagagagggagccgtttctcacaatgttttataccatcaacctctccccattactcgttaccaagtaaggtttcgtgctaataattattttgagtaattaccaatagtgtccactgcctttaacagcgtGATCAGTCTGAACGTGATGTTACAGACTGGTTTATATCTTGTCGGTACGTGTTTTATCTACTCCCACTAAATAATTTGGCAGCTGTCATGTTTTGGTAGTTTAGGGTTCCTGAAGGGACTTCACCGAACACGTTCTGGGTCATGACCCATCAATCTGTACCAGTATCAAAAACCACATGTTATGTCTGTGGCTACATTAGGTCAACACATTAGTAATTATTTTAACAACGTGCAGATGCATGGTGCCCGATCGCACTGTTATTGAACTTGATGTTTGCTGATAGGCCTACTCTGATGCCGCAGTTTATGCTAACATGCCATGTAACAACTTTGTTAAAACTGGGACTCCCTCGTTGATCCTAGGAACAGTCTATTTTCATAGCTTTGCTTTAGGAAAATAAAACTTGCCGAGGATCACCTCATCAAACATAGTTTTAAGTATAACACCCAATGCAGATAACTATTGTAAAAGAAAggaatggaagaaaaaccaaACGATCGTATTCTGTTGCTCAACTTTGTACCACGGTGTTAATCAACTTAACGATAAATATAGACAAACATAAAACATAGGAACGTAACCTTTAATGACAAGGATAAAAGAAACCACAGGGAATCCAAACTCTCTCTAGGAAATCTTTATCAATTTTCGTTCACCCACCCTTCAAACAATGAGGACTGTTACAAGTTTTCATTTGTTCCAAGAACACTCGTTGTATAGACAATACCAAACGGGGACAACTTTATTTTACTCTCGATATGATGTCATCTCAGGAAAACAAAGCACTTTCAGAGCTCTGTacccgatttcacaaaacacggTTTTAAGACCAGTACAGGATTGGCTGTAAATAATTTCACTGCATCAATTCAATTCCATTCAATTTAGATACacattttatttccatacttctatGACAAATATCGACAAGTATACATGTAACTATGGAGTAAAGCAACACAATTATTAAGTATAGCAGTATACAGTAAGCAGGATAAGTGTAAAATAGCTAGTATGGGGCTATGTTGCATGGTAGGCAGGAGGTTGTAAAACAAACAGTCAcagacaaacaaagaaacaaacagacTGAAATGCCAACACACCGGGATAGACGAACTATATAAGACATGCAGCTACTCAGACACAGGATGCATATAATATAGATCAGAGATAAAACAATGAATTTATAAATAGCGAAAAGATGGCAAAACAGTAGGTGCGGAAGATAGAATGTAAAGCTCGTTCAGGATAATAATTGTACAACGTCGAGTTAAGATGTCAATATTAGTCGCCAAGAAAAGACGTAATTTGGTAGATTATATGTCGTCAACAAAATACGTTAACAAAATACGTGTATAAAGCGTCTTATAGACGTCTGTCCCCACTGAGTAACGTGTCATCAACTTattgaatttaaatttaattttactcGCTTTATAGTATAATTACAAGGTTTTTACAAGGTAATAATGCATAATAAAGgacttcgctcgtccccagtgccctgcttcttttaaccaaaggcgctgggatgggcaaacgtatcatgcacgcacattggtttaacaatgcgcagtcccatcatgcatcacactcacactgcgccatatttctatgcactgcataCGTGAGGTACTTTCTgcacaagaatctgtgcaagcgattagcccatcccagcggttctggatagactggccgctggggccgagcgaaaaTAAATGACTAGGTCTAAAACATTAGTTCTACTTTCTAAGTTACCCAAACTCATCAGGGAATCATCTTCAActgccattttcaaaacaaaactcaaaacctACTTCTTCAATCAGCCTCGTCATTAATCCTTTTTGTTGTTCTGTTTGTCTCTCCTTCCTcgctttgttcttgttttattcattgttcagcgctttgatctgtgttaaaggcgctatataaatacccatattattattagtattattattctaCTGgcactgagggcgctattggtGACGAGTTGTCCAGGCGGCAACGAGGATGGCAGTGAAGGCAAGCAGCACAAACGTGGTCCGACTCAAACTCAAGCACTGCGGGAACAGAGCTGcgagatgaaaacaaaacaaacgtgTAAAGTTTCATTTAATTAATAGTGGTTTTGGCAGATTTATTACTTAAACTCtgctaaaaaaaacattaacaattatttcaaacttTGTCTCAAAAGGGGAGTACAGAGAGGCTAAGAAAAGGAGTATCCGTGCCCTAAAAAGTTGTTGCTTTATAATTCTGACATATAACTGTTGTGACATCAAACTTAGAAACATACCACTTGAGTTAACGTCACATCCACGTCCAGAGGTAGTGCCTGCATTAAAGTAAAACATTATTAATggtattttaaatgaaaaccgacaagtgcacttatcgaaaagatgagggttcgccccggtgttcctggctggattggcggcatattgcaccacagcaccttgtaaaccattacatggtgctatatgtaaaaggagtagatctcataattcaaataaaaacatagtcccacataccttgcaggaaatactgaatgGGAATAAACAagtaactaaggttctaaaaaattagttctcattttatttacaaattgaagAGTAgtccccgacccgagagggcgctgttcgtgacgtcaatcgaggcatgtgtagtctggccccgtacactacgtctgggtacctgattggtatgatgcctacgtacagaactacggtcacggagcagactACACGCACTAcggctgctgtgcggacggtccacactcggattaccctgcacggtgaatcgcaaGCTAGACATGtcctcaaagttcaaacttacccaAAATTGTCGCGTTTGTCATACGCTCCTCTAGGTTCGTCACGtttttcaggtaccttctttgacTTCCCACTCTGTAAAAGTTGTTTGGATGGCGTCATGATTTAGATTaatttttctcttcatgtcatgTGTGATGTATTCCGGATTCGAAGCaagacggctcgaagtgttcgctgcacccagcgctgaaaaagacgacGGACCGGACCACTATTGCACTTGTGAGTCTGACCTTCGCGGCCCACAACcgcctatacttgggatctgcaggaaacaCATGCAACCTGACCctatctttagttgttttgctgcatccatcAGCAATACACcaggtcggcattgccggaaaaattaaaaaaaaacttttatcgAAACGTActaactcacgacttggaccgtACACGTACTTTGCACGTGTATTTACTCTACGCACGGctggcaaagtctgcctcgattgacgtcacaaaaggggtaggcggagtcagccccccaaacaactttatctattgttTTAACATagaaatcgtgacaaacaattactaaaaaacattgttttattgttcataagcatatactcttaagtttgaaagaaagaaaaaaaaatctatttccaggtgactttaagaagaTTACAAACCTGAAAGTGTGGTTGGTTCCTCGTCTTTTCCATTCGAAAAATAAATGATTGGAGATTCCACATTCGTCCAAAACTCACTTGCTGGCCCTTTAACAATCGTGGCccttccaaaaacaaaaaagttctaCAAGTTTATTTCACAACgaatttgataaattcattACCTGAAATGTACCTTTAAAGcccttatacactttcggtacagaaaaaaaagttcacagatttaccaaaaa
The nucleotide sequence above comes from Asterias rubens chromosome 12, eAstRub1.3, whole genome shotgun sequence. Encoded proteins:
- the LOC117297891 gene encoding putative defense protein 3 — its product is MSVLLVLVIVMLSPSGTLALPDHVPVERHPNICTSMEPKSHHHQPTTATGPPPYNIEVSSPTYKTGESIQVTLRVNDSSGVFFKGFFLQARRQCEFVLTCDPDWTTRPVGSFSGAPKGAEPLACSSDADALGHNNNHAITNMTVTWTPGPDDKEPIVFRATIVQGPPHKYWSGVHSEIVNNIGSFTASVHVSTLVIALLVAVFTSI